From the genome of Hyalangium ruber, one region includes:
- a CDS encoding sigma 54-interacting transcriptional regulator produces the protein MTDKPEVTQSVMTEVEGRPVRIQVREWTVEVSAGPDKGKKISTQDSLVRVGSDPASDLVLTDPTVSRRHLEIERTSKGLLLRDLGSRNGTYLDGRQVLQVVLQSGDKVQLGKTKLSIKPDTRTTEVEVPSGADSFGSLVGASERMRLVFADLRRISREDMNLLIEGETGTGKELAARAVHQHSARRHGPFKVVDCNLITEEKAERELFGSMRAADDEDKGVRGVFEAAQGGTLFLDEVGELPLALQPKLLRVLETREVPTLDGGAVPVNVRVIASTHRNLEEDVRQNRFRADLYFRLAVARVRLPPLRTRREDIPVLSHSLLQALKANFELTPQTLSLFEGYEWPGNVRELRNVLERGALMQETGNTSWLDFMAQPQRKTESAAEPNTSVGELVVGMNYHEAKDRVLADFERFYFAEVMKEVAFDMKAAEQRTGLSMQSLYRLLKKNGLRLKDLKNAEGLDK, from the coding sequence ATGACCGACAAGCCCGAAGTCACCCAGTCCGTAATGACGGAAGTCGAAGGCCGCCCCGTGCGCATCCAAGTGCGCGAGTGGACGGTCGAGGTCTCGGCCGGGCCGGACAAAGGCAAGAAGATCTCCACCCAGGACTCGCTGGTGCGCGTGGGCTCGGATCCGGCGAGTGATCTCGTCCTCACGGATCCGACCGTCAGCCGCCGGCACCTGGAGATCGAACGCACCTCGAAGGGGCTGCTGCTGAGGGATCTCGGCAGCCGCAACGGCACCTACCTGGACGGGCGGCAGGTGCTCCAGGTGGTGCTGCAGTCCGGCGACAAGGTGCAGCTGGGCAAGACGAAGCTGTCCATCAAGCCCGATACGCGCACCACCGAGGTGGAGGTGCCCTCGGGCGCCGACTCCTTCGGCTCGCTGGTGGGCGCCTCGGAGCGCATGCGGCTGGTGTTCGCGGATCTGCGCCGCATCTCCCGCGAGGACATGAACCTGCTCATCGAAGGGGAGACGGGTACGGGCAAGGAGCTGGCCGCGCGCGCGGTCCACCAGCACTCGGCCCGCCGGCACGGCCCCTTCAAGGTGGTGGACTGCAACCTCATCACCGAGGAGAAGGCCGAGCGCGAGCTGTTCGGCTCCATGCGCGCCGCGGACGATGAGGACAAGGGCGTGCGCGGCGTGTTCGAGGCGGCCCAGGGCGGCACGCTCTTCCTGGACGAGGTGGGCGAGCTGCCGCTGGCGCTGCAGCCCAAGCTCCTGCGCGTGCTGGAGACGCGCGAGGTGCCCACGCTGGATGGGGGCGCGGTGCCGGTGAACGTGCGGGTGATTGCCTCCACCCACCGCAACCTCGAGGAGGACGTGCGCCAGAACCGCTTCCGCGCCGACCTGTACTTCCGGCTGGCGGTGGCGCGTGTGCGGCTGCCGCCCCTGCGCACCCGGCGCGAGGACATTCCGGTGCTGTCGCACTCGCTGCTCCAGGCGCTGAAGGCCAACTTCGAGCTCACCCCGCAGACGCTGTCGCTCTTCGAGGGCTACGAGTGGCCGGGCAACGTGCGCGAGCTGCGCAACGTGCTGGAGCGCGGCGCCCTGATGCAGGAGACGGGCAACACGAGCTGGCTGGACTTCATGGCCCAGCCGCAGCGCAAGACCGAGAGCGCCGCCGAGCCCAACACCAGCGTGGGCGAGCTCGTGGTGGGCATGAACTACCACGAGGCCAAGGACCGGGTGCTCGCCGACTTCGAGCGCTTCTACTTCGCCGAGGTGATGAAGGAGGTGGCCTTCGACATGAAGGCCGCCGAGCAGCGCACGGGCCTGTCCATGCAGAGCCTCTACCGCCTGCTGAAGAAGAACGGGCTGCGCCTGAAGGATCTCAAGAACGCCGAGGGGCTTGATAAGTAG
- the grxC gene encoding glutaredoxin 3 encodes MKPVKIYTTQFCGYCVRAKDLLKRKGVDYEEVDVSGNDEMREQLVEMSGGQRTVPQIFIGDTHVGGYTDLAQLDRDGKLQPLLQG; translated from the coding sequence GTGAAGCCCGTGAAGATCTACACCACCCAGTTCTGCGGCTACTGCGTCCGGGCGAAGGATCTGCTCAAGCGCAAGGGCGTGGACTACGAGGAGGTGGATGTCAGCGGAAACGACGAGATGCGCGAGCAGTTGGTGGAGATGAGCGGCGGGCAGCGCACCGTGCCGCAGATCTTCATCGGCGACACGCACGTGGGCGGCTACACCGACCTGGCTCAGCTCGACCGGGATGGCAAGCTCCAGCCCCTGCTGCAGGGGTAG
- the groL gene encoding chaperonin GroEL (60 kDa chaperone family; promotes refolding of misfolded polypeptides especially under stressful conditions; forms two stacked rings of heptamers to form a barrel-shaped 14mer; ends can be capped by GroES; misfolded proteins enter the barrel where they are refolded when GroES binds), translating into MAKDIIFDVRAREAILRGVNILADAVKVTLGPKGRNVVIEKSFGSPTITKDGVTVAKEIELENKFENMGAQMVKEVASKTSDVAGDGTTTATVLAQAIFREGAKLVAAGHNPMDIKRGIDKAVATVVAELKKMAKPTKDKKEIAQVGTISANGDTTIGQIIADAMEKVGKEGVITVEEAKGLETTLDVVEGMQFDRGYLSPYFVTDPDRMEAVLNDPYILINEKKISSMKDLLPVLEQVARSGKPLLIIAEEVEGEALATLVVNKIRGVLSVAAVKAPGFGDRRKAMLEDIATLTGGKMIAEDLGIKLDSLTLADLGRAKRVTIDKDNTTIVDGAGAQKEIEARVKQIRAQIEETTSDYDREKLQERLAKLVGGVAVINVGAATETEMKEKKARVEDALNATRAAVEEGIVPGGGVAFIRCVKALEGVQAVEGEKFGVEIIRRSLEEPLRQIVGNGGLEGSVVVNKVKEGGTGAYGFNAATGTYEDLLAAGVIDPAKVSRTALQNAASVSSLMLTTEAMVADRPKADDDKMPAGAGGMGGMGGMGGMGM; encoded by the coding sequence ATGGCGAAGGACATCATTTTCGACGTACGCGCGCGTGAGGCGATCCTCCGCGGCGTGAACATCCTGGCCGATGCGGTCAAGGTCACCCTGGGGCCCAAGGGCCGCAACGTCGTCATCGAGAAGAGCTTCGGCTCGCCTACCATCACCAAGGACGGCGTCACCGTCGCCAAGGAGATCGAGCTCGAGAACAAGTTCGAGAACATGGGCGCGCAGATGGTGAAGGAGGTTGCCTCGAAGACCTCCGACGTGGCCGGTGACGGCACCACCACCGCCACGGTGCTGGCGCAGGCGATCTTCCGCGAGGGCGCCAAGCTGGTGGCCGCCGGGCACAACCCGATGGACATCAAGCGTGGCATCGACAAGGCCGTCGCCACGGTGGTGGCCGAGCTGAAGAAGATGGCCAAGCCCACCAAGGACAAGAAGGAGATCGCCCAGGTCGGCACCATCTCCGCCAACGGTGACACCACCATCGGCCAGATCATCGCGGACGCGATGGAGAAGGTCGGCAAGGAGGGCGTCATCACCGTCGAGGAGGCCAAGGGCCTGGAGACCACCCTCGACGTGGTGGAGGGCATGCAGTTCGACCGCGGCTACCTGTCTCCGTACTTCGTGACGGACCCGGACCGCATGGAGGCGGTGCTCAACGACCCCTACATCCTCATCAACGAGAAGAAGATCTCGTCGATGAAGGACCTGCTGCCGGTGCTGGAGCAGGTGGCGCGCTCGGGCAAGCCCCTGCTGATCATCGCCGAGGAGGTCGAGGGCGAGGCCCTGGCCACCCTGGTGGTGAACAAGATCCGTGGCGTGCTGAGCGTGGCGGCCGTGAAGGCGCCGGGCTTCGGTGACCGCCGCAAGGCCATGCTCGAGGACATCGCCACCCTGACGGGCGGCAAGATGATCGCCGAGGACCTGGGCATCAAGCTGGACAGCCTGACGCTGGCCGACCTGGGCCGCGCCAAGCGCGTCACCATCGACAAGGACAACACCACCATCGTCGACGGTGCCGGTGCGCAGAAGGAGATCGAGGCGCGCGTGAAGCAGATCCGCGCCCAGATCGAGGAGACCACCAGCGACTACGACCGCGAGAAGCTCCAGGAGCGTCTGGCCAAGCTCGTGGGCGGCGTGGCCGTCATCAACGTGGGCGCTGCCACCGAGACCGAGATGAAGGAGAAGAAGGCTCGCGTGGAGGACGCGCTCAACGCGACCCGCGCGGCCGTCGAGGAGGGCATCGTCCCTGGCGGCGGCGTGGCCTTCATCCGCTGCGTCAAGGCGCTCGAGGGCGTGCAGGCCGTCGAGGGCGAGAAGTTCGGCGTGGAGATCATCCGCCGCTCGCTCGAGGAGCCCCTGCGCCAGATCGTCGGCAACGGCGGCCTGGAGGGCAGCGTGGTGGTGAACAAGGTCAAGGAGGGTGGCACCGGCGCGTACGGCTTCAACGCCGCCACCGGCACCTACGAGGACCTGCTGGCCGCGGGCGTGATCGACCCGGCCAAGGTGAGCCGCACGGCGCTGCAGAACGCGGCCTCCGTGTCCTCGCTCATGCTCACCACCGAGGCGATGGTGGCCGACCGTCCGAAGGCCGATGACGACAAGATGCCGGCCGGCGCTGGCGGCATGGGCGGCATGGGCGGCATGGGCGGCATGGGCATGTAG
- the groES gene encoding co-chaperone GroES — protein MKIRPLQDRLIVKRVAEENKTKGGLFIPDTAKEKPLEGKVVAVGNGKVLEDGKVRPMDIKAGDTILFSKYAGTEIKIDGEEHLILREEDVLGVIEK, from the coding sequence ATGAAGATTCGTCCCCTGCAGGATCGCCTCATCGTCAAGCGCGTCGCCGAGGAGAACAAGACCAAGGGCGGTCTGTTCATCCCCGACACCGCCAAGGAGAAGCCGCTGGAGGGCAAGGTGGTCGCCGTCGGCAACGGCAAGGTCCTCGAGGACGGCAAGGTCCGCCCGATGGACATCAAGGCCGGTGACACCATCCTCTTCAGCAAGTACGCGGGCACCGAGATCAAGATCGACGGTGAGGAGCACCTGATCCTCCGTGAGGAGGATGTGCTCGGCGTGATCGAGAAGTAA
- a CDS encoding NUDIX hydrolase, producing the protein MPREASAGGVVIRENAGSWEVAVIRPHGRNLWALPKGHVDPGETPEQTATREVREETGVTASLMASLGEIRYVYQFRGQRIFKRVHFFLLRYEAGELGVLPPGPRVEVDEVRWVPLAQLVSLLGYKGEKSIAARATRLLRAGDSTPPGVLPQGAGS; encoded by the coding sequence ATGCCGCGTGAGGCGTCCGCCGGAGGTGTGGTCATCCGCGAGAACGCGGGGAGCTGGGAGGTGGCGGTGATCCGCCCCCACGGGCGCAACCTATGGGCGCTGCCCAAGGGGCACGTGGATCCCGGCGAGACTCCCGAGCAGACCGCCACGCGAGAGGTGCGCGAGGAGACGGGGGTGACGGCCTCGCTCATGGCCTCGCTGGGGGAGATCCGCTACGTCTACCAGTTCCGGGGGCAGCGCATCTTCAAGCGCGTCCACTTCTTCCTCTTGCGCTACGAGGCAGGAGAGCTGGGAGTGCTCCCACCCGGCCCTCGCGTGGAGGTGGACGAGGTGCGCTGGGTGCCGCTGGCACAGCTCGTCTCGTTGCTGGGGTACAAGGGGGAGAAGTCCATCGCCGCGCGCGCCACACGCCTGCTTCGCGCGGGGGACTCGACTCCCCCCGGGGTGCTCCCTCAGGGAGCGGGCAGCTAG
- the rpoZ gene encoding DNA-directed RNA polymerase subunit omega, with protein sequence MARITVEDCLPLVDNRFALVLLGAKRARQLMAGARPIIEISKNKPPVLSLREIATGRVKFDRDVREALSGKYASDEAKAAAAAGAAPAPTPPAV encoded by the coding sequence ATGGCCCGCATTACCGTCGAAGACTGCCTCCCCCTCGTGGACAACCGGTTCGCCCTGGTGCTGCTCGGCGCCAAGCGCGCCCGCCAGCTGATGGCCGGCGCCCGCCCCATCATCGAGATCTCCAAGAACAAGCCGCCCGTGCTCTCCCTGCGTGAGATCGCCACCGGCCGCGTGAAGTTCGACCGCGACGTGCGCGAGGCGCTGTCGGGCAAGTACGCCAGCGACGAGGCCAAGGCCGCCGCCGCCGCCGGTGCCGCCCCCGCTCCGACGCCTCCGGCCGTCTAG
- a CDS encoding CHRD domain-containing protein has protein sequence MKANRLFIACVSTLALVACGGGTELTGTLSGAAQKPTAVTTSASGSVTVKVDGESLDVDGDFTGLSGNAASAHIHGPVGSDGTGPIFCHLKVPAATSGSIGAEAEGSVTPKCSDVKLTDTDVTNFEGGKMYVNIHTNMNPNGEIRADLTKKD, from the coding sequence ATGAAGGCGAATCGTCTTTTCATCGCATGTGTGTCGACGTTGGCGCTGGTGGCGTGTGGTGGCGGCACGGAGCTGACCGGCACGCTGAGCGGCGCCGCGCAGAAGCCCACGGCGGTCACGACCAGCGCCAGCGGCAGCGTCACCGTCAAGGTCGACGGCGAGAGCCTGGATGTCGATGGTGACTTCACGGGCCTGAGCGGCAACGCCGCCAGCGCCCACATCCACGGCCCCGTGGGTTCGGACGGCACCGGGCCGATCTTCTGCCACCTGAAGGTCCCCGCGGCCACCAGCGGCAGCATCGGCGCCGAGGCCGAGGGCTCGGTCACCCCGAAGTGCAGCGACGTGAAGCTGACCGACACGGACGTGACGAACTTCGAGGGCGGCAAGATGTACGTCAACATCCACACCAACATGAACCCGAACGGCGAGATCCGCGCCGACCTGACCAAGAAGGACTAG
- a CDS encoding caspase family protein, whose amino-acid sequence MRGLGRQTGLLTLALLLTTGAQAEPLRRFALAIGNDEGGADTRPLRYAREDASKMHGLLTRLGGVAPSDARLLLNEEAQDVLSALASMEAQVKAARARGERTALFIYYSGHAKDGALRLGDTRLPFEALKQRLANAPADIRIAILDSCRSGALTRTKGARRAPAFAIDSGAARDARGMVILTSSSADEDSQESDAIGGSYFSHHLTSGLLGDADRSGDGRVTLFEAYSHAYARTVADTAASSAGPQHPTFSYDLAGNGDLVLTDLSASEGLVVPRAAPAGAYYFVDPAGLVVAELDKVQDTERRVALAPGTYRVKRRMEDRLRIGEVVVRRGQETVLEEARLRDAPFSDDPVKGARGSGSYWTVGLTGGMQSFFDPSIRRSLFLSVPLVGAEANLHDYFREDWVWSFDVTLGGRAARLDLDTVEGAGYRYSVLNLGTTLATEWRLGELRPFAGARLTYLYMGRKFDGGTFPDQYYASFSPGLVAGLRYRLLRSLHLTGRGRVHYLIYNVDAQSSLGYWELAALVTYEL is encoded by the coding sequence ATGAGGGGGCTGGGACGACAGACCGGCCTGCTCACCCTGGCGCTGCTGCTGACCACGGGAGCCCAGGCCGAGCCCCTGCGCCGCTTCGCCCTGGCGATCGGCAACGATGAGGGAGGCGCGGACACACGGCCGCTGCGCTACGCCCGTGAGGACGCGAGCAAGATGCACGGCCTGCTCACGCGGCTGGGCGGGGTGGCGCCCTCCGACGCGCGGCTGCTGCTCAACGAGGAGGCGCAGGACGTCCTCTCTGCGCTGGCCAGCATGGAGGCCCAGGTGAAGGCGGCCCGGGCCCGGGGCGAGCGCACCGCGCTCTTCATCTACTACTCGGGCCACGCGAAGGATGGCGCGCTGCGGCTGGGGGACACGCGCCTGCCCTTCGAGGCGCTCAAGCAGCGGCTCGCCAATGCGCCCGCGGACATCCGCATCGCCATCCTGGACTCGTGCCGCTCCGGCGCGCTCACGCGAACGAAGGGCGCCCGGCGCGCCCCCGCCTTCGCCATCGACTCGGGGGCCGCCCGGGACGCGCGCGGCATGGTCATCCTCACCTCCAGCTCGGCGGACGAGGACTCGCAGGAGTCGGACGCGATCGGCGGCAGCTACTTCTCCCACCACCTGACCAGCGGGTTGCTGGGAGACGCGGACCGCTCCGGAGACGGCCGGGTGACGCTCTTCGAGGCGTATTCGCACGCGTACGCCCGCACGGTGGCGGACACGGCGGCCAGCAGCGCGGGGCCCCAGCACCCCACGTTCAGCTATGACCTCGCGGGCAACGGCGACCTGGTGCTCACGGACCTGAGCGCCTCGGAGGGGCTGGTGGTGCCGCGCGCCGCGCCCGCCGGCGCCTACTACTTCGTGGATCCGGCGGGGCTGGTGGTGGCGGAGCTGGACAAGGTGCAGGACACGGAGCGGCGGGTGGCGCTCGCGCCCGGCACCTACCGGGTGAAGCGTCGCATGGAAGACCGGCTGCGCATCGGCGAGGTGGTGGTGCGGCGCGGCCAGGAGACGGTGCTGGAGGAGGCACGGCTGCGGGACGCGCCCTTCTCGGACGACCCGGTGAAGGGCGCTCGCGGGAGTGGCTCGTACTGGACGGTGGGGCTGACGGGCGGCATGCAGTCCTTCTTCGATCCGTCCATCCGCCGCTCGCTGTTCCTCTCGGTGCCGCTGGTGGGCGCGGAGGCGAACCTCCACGACTACTTCCGCGAGGACTGGGTGTGGAGCTTCGACGTGACGCTGGGCGGGCGCGCCGCGAGGCTGGACCTGGACACCGTGGAGGGCGCTGGCTACCGCTACTCGGTGCTGAACCTGGGCACCACCCTGGCCACCGAGTGGCGCCTGGGCGAGCTGCGCCCCTTCGCGGGCGCGCGGCTCACATACCTTTATATGGGCCGCAAGTTCGACGGCGGCACCTTCCCGGATCAGTACTACGCGTCGTTCTCTCCCGGACTGGTGGCCGGGCTGCGCTATCGCCTTCTGCGCAGCCTGCACCTCACCGGGAGAGGCCGCGTCCACTACCTCATCTACAACGTCGATGCGCAGAGCTCCCTCGGCTACTGGGAGCTGGCGGCGCTGGTGACGTATGAACTCTAA
- a CDS encoding DUF4384 domain-containing protein: protein MSTQQPEHPSEWTLRRLHAGELSTAEATRARTHAAECEQCGAVLRDAEGAQRQFEADIPFERFEAGVNRAVEKAEKQQKSSRAAVVRWAGPVVAIAAAVLVVVAARPLLDSGTVPGVRTKGGATAELRIGGGEGPQRVAQVDAPETLNRGERVRLGYTPAERKYVLALSVDASGEVTPLYPETGQSLPVEPGAGPHWLPGSLEFTGLGAERVVVLLSDTPVTVAQASEAARWSFAASGNSVATMDPLEVDGDQTHWVLLKL from the coding sequence ATGAGCACGCAGCAGCCAGAACACCCCTCGGAGTGGACACTGCGCCGCCTGCACGCGGGCGAGCTCTCCACCGCCGAGGCGACCCGAGCCCGGACCCACGCGGCCGAATGCGAGCAGTGCGGCGCGGTGCTCCGCGACGCGGAAGGAGCCCAGCGCCAGTTCGAGGCGGACATTCCCTTCGAACGCTTCGAGGCGGGGGTGAACCGGGCGGTGGAGAAGGCCGAAAAGCAGCAGAAATCATCTCGCGCGGCCGTAGTGCGCTGGGCGGGGCCGGTGGTCGCTATCGCGGCCGCGGTGCTGGTGGTGGTGGCGGCGCGTCCGCTGCTCGACTCGGGGACGGTGCCTGGAGTGCGGACGAAGGGCGGCGCGACGGCGGAGCTGCGCATCGGAGGTGGCGAGGGCCCTCAGCGGGTGGCCCAGGTCGATGCTCCCGAGACTCTGAATCGCGGAGAGCGCGTACGGCTGGGCTACACGCCCGCTGAGCGCAAGTACGTGCTGGCCCTGTCGGTGGACGCGTCCGGCGAGGTGACCCCGCTCTACCCCGAGACCGGACAGAGCCTCCCGGTGGAACCCGGTGCGGGACCGCACTGGCTACCGGGCAGCCTCGAGTTCACCGGTTTGGGCGCTGAGCGCGTGGTGGTGCTGTTGAGCGACACGCCGGTGACGGTGGCGCAAGCCAGCGAGGCCGCACGCTGGTCGTTCGCGGCGAGTGGGAATTCCGTGGCGACGATGGACCCGCTGGAGGTGGACGGAGACCAGACCCACTGGGTGCTGCTCAAGCTATGA
- a CDS encoding RNA polymerase sigma factor → MGTSQPVLRVIQGGPTEDRRAVLRELYTKYGGSVLGRCRYLLKDPAKAEDAMQDVFARAFTHMSDFRADASPLTWLMKIATHHCLNQLRAERAGWRSWFERDEAARSEGHGGPQVMETRDLVRKLLSKVDVETQAAVIHYHVDGMTLEEVAAVLGRSVPTVRKRLDQFAELGGEELRVR, encoded by the coding sequence ATGGGAACCAGCCAGCCGGTCCTGCGGGTCATCCAGGGCGGTCCGACCGAGGACCGGCGGGCGGTGCTGCGCGAGCTGTATACGAAGTACGGCGGCAGCGTGCTGGGGCGCTGCCGCTACCTGTTGAAGGATCCGGCAAAGGCCGAGGATGCAATGCAGGATGTGTTCGCCCGGGCGTTCACCCACATGAGCGACTTCCGGGCCGACGCCTCGCCGCTGACGTGGCTGATGAAGATCGCCACGCACCACTGCCTCAACCAACTGCGCGCGGAGCGGGCCGGCTGGCGCTCCTGGTTCGAGCGGGACGAGGCGGCGCGCTCCGAGGGCCACGGCGGCCCGCAGGTGATGGAGACGCGAGACCTGGTGCGCAAGCTGTTGTCCAAGGTGGACGTGGAGACGCAGGCCGCGGTCATCCACTACCACGTGGACGGAATGACGCTGGAGGAGGTGGCCGCGGTGCTGGGGCGCTCGGTGCCCACGGTGCGCAAGCGGCTGGATCAGTTCGCCGAGTTGGGTGGAGAAGAGTTGAGGGTCCGATGA